The window GGGCCCTCGTTCATACACCGCGGCAGGACCTCGCGGACGAGCCTGCTCGACAGGCCCGCGGCGTACAGCTGCTGGATCATCCTGACCCGCTCGACCGAGCCGTCCTGGTACTCCCGCTGTCCCCCGGCGGTACGAGTGGGGCCGAGCAGCCGCTGCTCCTCGTAGTAGCGCAGCGCCCGAACGCTCACTCCCGCCTGTTCGGCGACCTCTCCGATCCGCATGGCTGCTCCTTGCTGTTGCGTGTCCCACCAGAGCTGCATCTGACGTCAGCGTGAGGTTTGAGCGTAACTGATGTCGACGCTCTGGACCGGAGAGGGAGGGTCAGCGGCGGGCCAGGAGGGTGCGCAGGCGCGCGGTGTGCTCGTCGATGGCGTGGGGGCCGTTGCTGGTGAGCAAGCGGACGCCTTCCTCCCAGACGATCTTGACGGCGGCCGGGTTGGTGGTCGTCTGCACCTGGTAGCCGGCGTCCTTGAGGGCTTCGTCGATGAAGTAGCCCATCCGTACCTTCTTGCCGGGGATCTTGAGGTAGCCGCCGCTGAGGACGAAGAGTTCGGTGGACTTGGCGACCGTGGTCACGCGGGCGCCCTTGAAGGCGTGGTCGGGGTCGGTGACGACGGTGCCGTCGGGGCCCACCCGGTACTTGGCCGAGGCCATGGCGATGGGGGCGTGGCAGATCAGTGAGATCAGCACATGGTTCTCCCGCAGGGTGTGCAGGAGTTCGCCGAGCCAGGGATTGTCGACGAAGTCGACCATGGGAGCGTGACCGCCGGGCATGTGCGCGAAGTCGAACCCGCCCAGGTCGAAGGCGTCCTCGGCGTCACGGTGCCGGCGAACGAGCTGCTCGAGGGACAGGTAGGTGTGCTCCGGCAGGTCCTGCATCGACTTGATCAGCTCGTCACGCAGCACCACGACCTCCTTGTCGCTGTTGGGCAGCGCTTCGGAGACGGGCAGGCGGCCCAGGTGGTGGCGAGCCAGGGCGAGTTCGCTGTCCCGGCGGGCGACGAGTTCCGGCCGCTTGGCGCGGAAGGTGTCGACATCGAAGCGGAACGCCTGTGCCGCGGTGGCCGAGACCATTGCGGCGCCGGACCTGGCACCGGCGTGCATCGGCAGGCCCAGGCCGTTGATCTCCAGCTGCGGAACGAGTCCGCCGGGGGTGGCGAAGGTGAACTCGTAGTCGTCGCCGAATTCCCTGAGGACCTGCGCCATCTCGACCAGATAGAACCCGGTGGAAACGCCGGGGTGGCCC of the Streptomyces sp. T12 genome contains:
- a CDS encoding MerR family transcriptional regulator; the protein is MRIGEVAEQAGVSVRALRYYEEQRLLGPTRTAGGQREYQDGSVERVRMIQQLYAAGLSSRLVREVLPRCMNEGPSPVGFTDSLITERARIDRQINDLTAVRARLDEIIAVATDPHHPHHRHPIRAGVAAGNA